The proteins below are encoded in one region of Aquisphaera giovannonii:
- the ptsP gene encoding phosphoenolpyruvate--protein phosphotransferase, whose protein sequence is MHKGVGVSPGVVVGVAYRVESALGPTEPQHLDDPGLVGAETAFFDRAVEEAASELEGLVQRVAQELGPSAAEIFQTHLQILSDPGLLSRVHSLIEEQNLTALSALQQVMQGYVAQFARIEQEYFRERLNDLRDVILRIGSHLARKKDPARDRSLESREGDEPVVLVAHEILPSQAMSLGELPIAGIVTEVGGTTSHAAILARSRGIPAVSGVEGILSLVRSGDPLVVDGREGLVIVRPDQDETTFYRKVQREFFHLKDSLIANRDEPARSLDGNRMELLANINNIADVHAANTVGATGVGLFRTEYLFLTHHDVPGEEEQFEYYRQIIVNSPNQAVTIRTLDLGGDKTVAYLGRRSEPNPFMGWRSIRIFLENPKLMITQIRAILRAGRHGKVSMLFPMITTLEELKRINKVVRETRENLRREGVPFADDVKTGVMVEVPAAAICIDAILRETDFISIGSNDLIQYLVASDRDNPKVAHLCEPLSPSIFRVLQMVLDACNRTGTPVTLCGEMAGQPRSALVLFGMGLRRFSMSPAFIPAVKNLLGAVTTAQAERFAHHVLQLSTSDEIRSYLTARLREISSTLEVFDAV, encoded by the coding sequence ATGCATAAAGGCGTCGGTGTCAGTCCCGGGGTGGTCGTCGGCGTGGCGTACCGCGTGGAGTCGGCCCTGGGGCCCACCGAGCCGCAGCACCTGGACGACCCCGGCCTGGTCGGCGCGGAGACCGCGTTCTTCGACCGGGCGGTGGAGGAGGCGGCCTCGGAGCTGGAAGGGCTGGTCCAGCGCGTCGCGCAGGAGCTGGGGCCGTCCGCCGCGGAGATCTTCCAGACCCATCTCCAGATCCTGAGCGACCCGGGCCTGCTCTCGCGGGTGCATTCCTTGATCGAGGAGCAGAACCTCACCGCGCTGTCGGCGCTGCAGCAGGTGATGCAGGGATACGTCGCCCAGTTCGCGAGGATCGAGCAGGAGTACTTCCGCGAGCGGCTCAACGACCTCCGCGACGTCATCCTGCGGATCGGCTCGCACCTCGCGAGGAAGAAGGATCCGGCCCGCGACAGGTCCCTGGAGTCCCGCGAGGGGGACGAGCCGGTCGTCCTGGTCGCCCACGAGATCCTGCCCAGCCAGGCGATGAGCCTCGGCGAGCTGCCGATCGCGGGCATCGTCACGGAGGTCGGGGGCACGACCAGCCACGCGGCGATCCTGGCGAGGAGCCGCGGGATCCCGGCCGTCTCGGGCGTCGAGGGCATCCTGAGCCTCGTCCGCAGCGGCGACCCGCTCGTCGTCGACGGCAGGGAAGGGCTGGTCATCGTCCGGCCGGACCAGGACGAGACGACCTTTTACCGCAAGGTCCAGCGCGAGTTCTTCCACCTGAAGGACAGCCTGATCGCCAACCGGGACGAGCCGGCGCGGAGCCTCGACGGCAACCGCATGGAGCTGCTGGCGAACATCAACAACATCGCCGACGTCCACGCGGCCAACACGGTCGGTGCGACCGGCGTGGGGCTCTTCCGGACCGAATACCTCTTCCTGACCCATCACGACGTGCCGGGCGAGGAGGAGCAGTTCGAGTACTATCGTCAGATCATCGTCAACTCGCCCAACCAGGCCGTGACCATCCGGACTCTGGACCTCGGCGGCGACAAGACCGTCGCCTACCTCGGGAGGCGGAGCGAGCCGAACCCCTTCATGGGCTGGCGATCGATCCGGATCTTCCTCGAGAATCCCAAGCTGATGATCACGCAGATCCGCGCCATCCTCCGGGCGGGCCGCCACGGGAAGGTCTCGATGCTCTTCCCGATGATCACGACGCTGGAAGAACTGAAGAGGATCAACAAGGTCGTCCGGGAGACGCGGGAGAACCTGAGGCGCGAGGGCGTCCCCTTCGCGGACGACGTGAAGACCGGCGTCATGGTCGAGGTGCCGGCCGCGGCCATCTGCATCGACGCGATCCTGCGGGAGACGGACTTCATCTCGATCGGCTCCAACGACCTGATCCAGTACCTCGTGGCATCCGACCGGGACAATCCCAAGGTCGCCCACCTCTGCGAGCCGCTGAGCCCGTCGATCTTCCGCGTCCTCCAGATGGTCCTGGACGCCTGCAATCGCACCGGGACGCCCGTCACCCTCTGCGGCGAGATGGCCGGCCAGCCCCGGTCGGCGCTGGTGCTCTTCGGCATGGGCCTGCGCCGGTTCAGCATGAGCCCGGCGTTCATCCCCGCGGTGAAGAACCTGCTCGGCGCGGTGACGACCGCGCAGGCCGAGCGGTTCGCCCACCACGTCCTCCAGCTCTCCACGAGCGACGAGATCCGCTCCTACCTCACCGCGCGACTGAGGGAAATCTCGAGCACCCTGGAAGTGTTCGATGCGGTCTGA
- a CDS encoding cytochrome b N-terminal domain-containing protein: MPLLEKITETQLWKSVFRHPMPTDRRNRVVVMLTNFFLHLHPVSVRKQGIALSYTWCMGGTTFFLFIVEVVTGVLLMFYYRPTLEHAYNDILALRDVTTLGILRELHRWGAHAMVIAVWLHMYRVFLTGSYKPPREFNWVVGVLLLVLTLLLSFTGYLLPWDQLAIWAITVGSNMARATPFAGVEGPGASLLNLNGVKLITNGSDAKFALLGGRAVGEMTLNRFYVLHCVAIPLAVSLLIMIHFWRVRKDGGISGPM, translated from the coding sequence ATGCCACTCCTCGAAAAGATCACCGAGACTCAGCTCTGGAAGAGCGTCTTCCGCCACCCGATGCCGACGGACCGGCGGAACCGCGTCGTGGTGATGCTGACCAACTTCTTCCTGCACCTGCACCCGGTGAGCGTCCGGAAGCAGGGGATCGCCCTCAGCTACACCTGGTGCATGGGCGGGACGACCTTCTTCCTGTTCATCGTCGAGGTCGTCACGGGCGTGCTCCTGATGTTCTACTACCGGCCCACGCTGGAGCACGCGTACAACGACATCCTGGCCCTCCGGGACGTCACCACGCTGGGCATCCTCCGGGAGCTCCACCGGTGGGGCGCGCACGCGATGGTCATCGCCGTCTGGCTGCACATGTACCGGGTGTTCCTCACCGGCAGCTACAAGCCGCCTCGGGAATTCAACTGGGTGGTGGGCGTGCTGCTGCTGGTGCTCACGCTGCTGCTCTCGTTCACGGGCTACCTCCTGCCGTGGGATCAGCTGGCGATCTGGGCGATCACCGTGGGGTCGAACATGGCCCGGGCGACGCCGTTCGCCGGCGTCGAGGGGCCGGGCGCCTCGCTCCTGAATCTCAACGGGGTCAAGCTGATCACGAACGGCTCCGACGCGAAATTCGCGCTGCTGGGCGGGCGTGCCGTCGGCGAGATGACGCTCAACCGGTTCTACGTCCTGCACTGCGTGGCGATCCCGCTGGCCGTCTCGCTGCTGATCATGATCCACTTCTGGCGCGTCCGTAAGGACGGCGGCATCAGCGGGCCGATGTGA
- a CDS encoding QcrA and Rieske domain-containing protein yields the protein MAKRPSVQEILEAARRGGPATPQPAAEPEPAAAPIEEAAAEAAPAPPPASPAVAAGPTPSSLGRPLTVKEKLAAARAGGTAPPAAAAAPAPGAAAKVAAGDAPAVEPPAPAVPPPAKPLGRPLTLAEKLAAARGGAAAPAAGAAPAKPAAAKPAAPAAGEPRAIPPLDKITDPKDLAEALRQAGARKDKEAAAAAAAAAPPKPAAKASAAKPSSVLPKPSKAAATTAGAEGVDHSSRRGFFLGPLFVSWIALAWTSFAAGCVAFTGMLGRFMFPNVLAEPPSTIKVGEPGKFDPEDVNERFKAEWGFWIVRSTRYDGQDIIYALSTICTHLGCPPNWLAGEQKFKCPCHGSGFYVTGINFEGPAPRPLERYKVTLADDGQIVVDKSQKFQQELGQWSDPDSFISV from the coding sequence ATGGCGAAGCGCCCGAGCGTGCAGGAGATCCTGGAAGCGGCGAGGCGGGGAGGTCCAGCGACGCCACAGCCCGCCGCCGAGCCCGAGCCGGCGGCCGCCCCGATCGAGGAGGCGGCCGCGGAAGCCGCCCCCGCACCGCCCCCGGCCAGTCCCGCCGTCGCCGCCGGGCCGACGCCGTCGAGCCTGGGGCGGCCGTTGACCGTCAAGGAGAAGCTGGCGGCGGCCAGGGCGGGGGGCACGGCCCCGCCGGCCGCCGCGGCCGCGCCGGCACCCGGCGCCGCCGCGAAGGTCGCGGCGGGGGACGCCCCGGCGGTTGAGCCGCCGGCCCCGGCCGTGCCGCCCCCGGCCAAGCCCCTGGGCCGTCCCTTGACGCTGGCGGAGAAGCTCGCCGCCGCCCGCGGCGGCGCCGCGGCCCCCGCCGCGGGAGCCGCCCCGGCCAAGCCGGCGGCGGCGAAGCCCGCCGCGCCGGCCGCGGGCGAGCCCAGGGCGATCCCGCCGCTCGACAAGATCACCGACCCCAAGGACCTGGCCGAGGCCCTCCGCCAGGCGGGCGCCCGGAAGGACAAGGAGGCCGCGGCCGCGGCGGCCGCCGCGGCCCCACCCAAGCCGGCGGCGAAGGCGTCCGCCGCCAAGCCCTCGTCCGTGCTGCCGAAGCCCAGCAAGGCGGCGGCGACAACCGCGGGCGCCGAAGGCGTCGACCATTCCAGCCGCCGCGGCTTCTTCCTCGGCCCCCTCTTCGTCTCGTGGATCGCCCTCGCGTGGACCTCCTTCGCGGCCGGCTGCGTCGCCTTCACGGGCATGCTCGGCCGGTTCATGTTCCCCAACGTCCTGGCGGAGCCGCCCAGCACCATCAAGGTCGGCGAGCCGGGCAAGTTCGACCCGGAGGACGTCAACGAGCGGTTCAAGGCCGAGTGGGGATTCTGGATCGTCCGGTCCACCCGCTACGACGGGCAGGACATCATCTACGCCCTCTCCACGATCTGCACGCACCTCGGCTGCCCGCCGAACTGGCTGGCCGGCGAGCAGAAGTTCAAGTGCCCGTGCCACGGCAGCGGCTTCTACGTCACCGGCATCAACTTCGAGGGGCCGGCGCCGCGGCCCCTGGAGCGGTACAAGGTGACCCTGGCGGACGACGGCCAGATCGTCGTGGACAAGAGCCAGAAGTTCCAGCAAGAGCTCGGGCAGTGGTCCGATCCCGACAGCTTCATCTCGGTCTGA